The Hemitrygon akajei chromosome 23, sHemAka1.3, whole genome shotgun sequence genome includes a window with the following:
- the LOC140715075 gene encoding cholesterol 25-hydroxylase-like protein translates to MNNNVLLMAERSNCSLPPAALCLQPVWDRVRSMESWIKSPFFPVSYLAFCLPFVVLDFLAPRVAFLQKYKIQAQNNPNVKMMANCLAQTLYNHILYIFPLSVAHWYWRPVDLPFAAPELPKVLLDVAACLLIFDFQYFVWHLLHHKVPWLYRTFHKVHHKYTATFALTTDHSGAWETLSLAFIAALSPAILKCHPLTSYLFFIVNIWLSVEDHSGYDFPWSTHRLVPFGLYGGAPHHDLHHMKFKTSYAPYFTHWNRLLGSYSTLHKKSQ, encoded by the coding sequence ATGAATAACAACGTTTTGCTAATGGCTGAACGCAGCAACTGCTCACTGCCTCCGGCTGCTCTCTGTTTACAACCGGTTTGGGATCGGGTCCGCAGCATGGAGAGCTGGATCAAGTCGCCCTTCTTCCCCGTGAGCTACCTCGCTTTCTGTCTGCCTTTCGTCGTCCTGGATTTCCTGGCTCCAAGGGTCGCCTTCCTGCAGAAATATAAGATCCAGGCGCAGAACAATCCAAATGTGAAGATGATGGCAAACTGCCTGGCACAGACCCTGTACAACCACATTCTGTACATCTTCCCGCTGTCGGTGGCGCACTGGTACTGGCGGCCGGTGGACCTCCCGTTCGCTGCACCTGAGCTGCCCAAGGTGCTTTTGGACGTTGCTGCCTGCCTCCTTATTTTCGACTTCCAGTACTTCGTCTGGCATCTCCTCCATCACAAGGTGCCCTGGCTCTACCGAACATTCCACAAAGTTCACCACAAGTACACGGCCACCTTCGCACTTACAACCGACCACTCGGGTGCCTGGGAGACCCTCTCGCTGGCATTCATCGCCGCTCTCAGCCCAGCCATCCTGAAGTGCCATCCTCTCACCAGCTACCTCTTCTTTATCGTCAATATCTGGCTGTCGGTAGAGGACCATTCGGGCTACGATTTCCCCTGGTCCACGCACAGGTTGGTGCCCTTTGGACTGTACGGAGGGGCTCCTCACCATGATCTACATCACATGAAGTTCAAAACCAGCTATGCTCCCTACTTCACGCACTGGAACAGGCTCCTGGGAAGCTATTCCACACTACATAAAAAGTCCCAGTGA